The DNA window GGCGGTGGCTTTGGCGGTCTGTTCACCATTTTTATGGTGATTGCCGTGGGCAACTTCCTGATGTCGGCGGTGCGGCGATCGCAGGAGAATGGGACGATGGAGGAAACCTACAACCCCACCATGTCGGTGAACAAACTGCAGGTGGCGCTGTTGGCTGATGCCCGCACCCTACAGGATGACCTAAACCGCATTGCGGAATCCGCTGATACAGGTTCCACTGCTGGGCTAGCCCAAGTGCTGCAAGAAACCAGCCTATCGCTGCTGCGGCACCCGGAATATTGGGTCTACGGCAGCAGCAGCAGCCAACAGGCCAAGATGGATTCTGCGGAACTGCAGTTTAACCGGCTGGCGTTGACGGAGCGCAGTAAGTTCAGCGAAGAAACGCTGTCTAATGTGAATAACCAACTGCGTCAAGCCAGCGATCGCTTGGCCCTAGGTTCCAAAGGTGAAATTGATCCCGCTAAGCTACCGGATCAACCTGGCGAATACATTGTGGTCACGCTGATTACGGCCAACCAAGGCAAGCTGGATCTGCCGACCATTCAAAGCTCTCAAGATCTGCGCCGGGCGCTAAGCCAGATGGGCGCGATCGCTGGGGATAAACTTGCGGCTCTGGAGGTGCTATGGACCCCCCAAGCCGAGGGTGATACCCTATCGGCGGATGAGCTGCTGGCGGAATATCCTGACCTACGACTGGTCTAGATGAGCCTCGGCGAGCCTCGCTTGGCTCGCTGAAACATAATAAGACGGGTGGGTCTACCAACAAGACTCACCCGTTTTTGCTGTGGAATGACGCTAGGCCAGGTTGTTTTCCACCAGCGATCGCGCCCAGGCCATGGCCTCCGAGGCCGTGTGAAGTTGGCCTTCGGCATGGGCCAGTTGAATGGCTTCCAGCAGTTGACCAATGCGGGGGCTGGGGCGGATTTGCAGATGCTGGATTAAATCTCGACCGCTGACTAAGGGAACAGGATGGGCGATCGCATCCTGAGGATCTAGGAACCGCTCAATCAGGGGGGCGATCGCGCCTAGGGCAACGCCTTGGCCTAGAGCCAGCACCACCAGCGCCGGCAGCGCCGCTCCTATATGGCGGAAGGCGTAGTATTGCTCACGGGCTGATAGACCACGCTCAGCAAAGTCAGCAAAAACATGGCTGTGGTTGAGGGCGGTGACCACCGACTGCACCTCGGCGCGGCTATATTTCAACTGCCACAGTTCTGCCTCTGCCTGGGCCGGCACCGACGAGACGAGGCAGGCTAGCTTAGCGATGCGTAGCCAACTGCGCCCCACTCCAGAGGCATGTTGCTGATCGCGCATCCAGGTGGTGAGTTCGGCGGCAAGGGCAGGATAGTGTTCGTCAAGGGCGATAGCAGCCCGGTCAATCTGGGCAATGCAGTCCATGGATGCGGCTGTGGCGTGGCTCAGCCAATGGCGAAAGAGCCCATCCTGCCAGGCCATGGTCAAAAATGCCGTACCGCTGGGGGCGCTGAGCAAATAATTTAGCTCCGACTGCACCCGCTCGGCGGCAATGTGCTGCAAGAGCGGTGTTAGCCCCTGAATCGTCTG is part of the Leptolyngbya sp. CCY15150 genome and encodes:
- a CDS encoding CCA tRNA nucleotidyltransferase — translated: MISLQQVSKSASVLSPETWPFSVNWLPSDAYLVGGNVRDALLERHADYLDLDFVLPHHAVETAKAIAKHYRAGFVVLDAERQIARVVFHQATADFAQQVGETIDADLKQRDFTVNAIAYHPASQTLFDPLHGYADLQQRQIRMIAPCNLQDDPLRLLRAYRQAAQLGFWLDADTRQTIQGLTPLLQHIAAERVQSELNYLLSAPSGTAFLTMAWQDGLFRHWLSHATAASMDCIAQIDRAAIALDEHYPALAAELTTWMRDQQHASGVGRSWLRIAKLACLVSSVPAQAEAELWQLKYSRAEVQSVVTALNHSHVFADFAERGLSAREQYYAFRHIGAALPALVVLALGQGVALGAIAPLIERFLDPQDAIAHPVPLVSGRDLIQHLQIRPSPRIGQLLEAIQLAHAEGQLHTASEAMAWARSLVENNLA
- a CDS encoding DUF1517 domain-containing protein, producing the protein MHNTRIKRFKSLVKPLLALALMVALVFGQADSALAARGGRMGGGSFRSAPSRTYTSPARPAPGGGYYGGGGFGFPFLIPFFGFGGGFGGLFTIFMVIAVGNFLMSAVRRSQENGTMEETYNPTMSVNKLQVALLADARTLQDDLNRIAESADTGSTAGLAQVLQETSLSLLRHPEYWVYGSSSSQQAKMDSAELQFNRLALTERSKFSEETLSNVNNQLRQASDRLALGSKGEIDPAKLPDQPGEYIVVTLITANQGKLDLPTIQSSQDLRRALSQMGAIAGDKLAALEVLWTPQAEGDTLSADELLAEYPDLRLV